One genomic region from Melioribacteraceae bacterium encodes:
- a CDS encoding sigma-54 dependent transcriptional regulator — translation MKILVIEDEKTKRITMNDALEKAGYNVESFEDPVVAMNYLKDFEADLVITDVRLPQMDGFEVLQKIKDEYPRISVVMMTAFGTIESAVEAMKLGAHDYITKPFSIDQLLLLVKKFKRIKNLEEENVTLKEKLQERYSFHNIIGKSKPMQELYDLIETVSSTDTAVLIEGESGTGKEMVANAIHYNSNRKNGPFVKLSCALLNESLLESELFGHEKGAFTGAVKSKRGRFELAHGGTIFLDEVDDIPVASQVKLLRLLQEREFERVGGTTTIKTDVRFICATKINLWQKVKQNQFREDLYYRLRVIPVNLPPLRERREDIPLLINHFLKKINRTELFFNSEAVELLTSFNWPGNVRQLENSIYRIAALVKENELTKDMIPEDLIHISNSKSIIDFRKFSSVDLEKMVREVEIGAINWAIEKSDKNQSKAAELLGIKRTTLRDKMKRYNLL, via the coding sequence ATGAAAATATTAGTTATTGAGGATGAAAAAACTAAACGCATCACAATGAATGATGCGCTTGAAAAAGCAGGTTATAATGTTGAATCATTCGAAGACCCTGTGGTTGCTATGAACTATCTGAAAGATTTTGAAGCGGATTTAGTGATTACCGATGTTAGACTCCCCCAGATGGATGGATTTGAGGTGCTTCAAAAAATAAAGGACGAATACCCCCGGATATCGGTAGTTATGATGACTGCATTTGGCACAATTGAATCGGCGGTTGAAGCCATGAAGCTGGGCGCTCACGATTATATTACAAAACCGTTTTCAATAGACCAGCTTTTATTACTTGTTAAAAAATTTAAAAGAATTAAAAATCTTGAAGAAGAAAATGTTACCTTAAAAGAAAAACTACAGGAGCGGTATTCTTTCCATAATATAATCGGTAAATCTAAGCCGATGCAGGAACTTTATGATCTTATAGAAACTGTCTCGTCTACAGATACCGCAGTTTTGATCGAAGGCGAAAGCGGAACAGGCAAAGAGATGGTCGCAAATGCAATCCACTATAACAGCAATAGAAAAAACGGTCCTTTTGTTAAACTTAGCTGCGCGCTTTTAAATGAATCCCTTTTGGAAAGTGAATTGTTCGGTCATGAAAAAGGGGCCTTTACCGGTGCGGTAAAATCAAAAAGAGGAAGATTTGAGCTTGCACACGGCGGAACAATTTTTCTTGATGAGGTGGATGATATCCCGGTTGCGTCCCAGGTTAAACTGCTCCGGCTTCTTCAGGAAAGAGAATTCGAACGGGTCGGCGGTACTACAACTATTAAGACAGATGTACGTTTTATCTGTGCCACAAAAATAAATTTATGGCAGAAGGTTAAGCAGAATCAGTTCAGGGAAGATTTGTATTACAGATTACGCGTTATTCCTGTTAACCTTCCACCCTTGCGGGAGCGAAGGGAGGATATTCCGCTTTTAATTAATCATTTTCTGAAAAAAATAAATAGAACGGAGCTTTTTTTTAATTCGGAAGCTGTAGAACTTTTAACCTCTTTTAACTGGCCAGGAAATGTCCGGCAACTTGAAAATTCCATTTACAGAATTGCTGCCCTTGTAAAAGAAAATGAACTTACGAAAGACATGATTCCCGAGGATCTTATCCACATTAGCAACAGCAAGTCAATTATCGATTTTCGAAAATTCAGCTCAGTTGACCTCGAGAAAATGGTTAGAGAAGTAGAGATTGGTGCAATAAACTGGGCTATTGAAAAGTCCGATAAAAACCAATCAAAAGCTGCTGAACTTTTAGGTATCAAAAGAACTACTCTAAGAGATAAAATGAAAAGATATAATCTTCTTTAA
- a CDS encoding cytochrome c3 family protein → MLKKYLLMIFLFSGILLINGNDANAQSKKGEKHPKVDWDLSCQDCHADVTPEIFKQWEDSKHGGANFGCYICHGDGQEVFYKKGKDDRCEGCHSSQQETMVKTKIKSCFTCHQGHTLKFHN, encoded by the coding sequence ATGCTTAAAAAATATTTATTGATGATCTTTTTATTTTCTGGAATTCTCCTTATTAACGGGAATGACGCAAACGCTCAGTCCAAAAAGGGAGAAAAACATCCAAAGGTTGACTGGGATTTAAGCTGCCAGGATTGTCATGCTGATGTTACCCCGGAAATATTTAAACAGTGGGAAGACAGCAAACATGGCGGCGCAAATTTCGGCTGCTATATCTGTCATGGCGACGGTCAGGAAGTCTTTTATAAAAAAGGTAAAGACGATCGTTGCGAAGGCTGTCATTCAAGTCAGCAGGAAACCATGGTTAAAACTAAAATCAAATCGTGTTTTACTTGTCATCAAGGACACACGCTAAAATTTCATAATTGA
- a CDS encoding ATP-binding protein: MPDSKLCSRENLVEILDSLNVGVVYVDKERRFSFINKAGEEIRNIKSEDRIGSSVLDCHAPQMQNRVLEDLSSFKKGEYLSRHKMIHVKGKYFENTYSVVKDANGEFKGVVLISKDVTEKEKLAKELKKTNEELELKVIERTAEIEQAYNKLKIAQQQLMQTEKMSAIGQFVSGVAHEINNPLDGIQNCIRMVLSDVDDRRQTQNYLSLALEGLFKIEILVKQLLDYAKPHSFEKQELSIKQILDESLQFCIYKLKENNISLDLKISDDLKNIYGDLHYLNQVFVNLILNACDAMSPGGKLSICVSNTENESISVKIKDTGIGIPKEQINKIFDPFFTTKQKDKGTGLGLYLSYNVLNEHRAKVFVKSKVKKGTEFTIIFPNVECREVETKIFSETVNMSY, translated from the coding sequence ATGCCGGATTCCAAACTTTGTTCGAGAGAAAACCTGGTTGAAATTCTCGACAGTCTTAATGTAGGCGTTGTTTATGTTGATAAGGAGAGGCGGTTTTCTTTCATCAATAAGGCTGGTGAAGAAATAAGAAACATTAAAAGTGAAGACCGGATAGGCAGTTCGGTTCTGGATTGCCATGCACCACAAATGCAGAATCGTGTTCTGGAGGATCTTTCTTCATTTAAAAAAGGTGAATATTTATCCCGCCATAAAATGATCCATGTAAAAGGAAAATATTTTGAAAATACATATAGTGTTGTGAAAGATGCTAACGGGGAATTCAAAGGGGTGGTCCTGATAAGCAAAGATGTTACGGAAAAGGAGAAACTCGCAAAAGAATTAAAGAAGACAAATGAAGAACTTGAATTAAAAGTTATAGAGAGAACCGCTGAAATTGAACAGGCCTACAATAAACTTAAAATTGCACAACAGCAGTTAATGCAGACCGAAAAGATGTCTGCTATTGGGCAGTTTGTATCGGGCGTGGCGCATGAAATTAATAATCCGCTTGATGGCATTCAGAATTGCATAAGAATGGTCTTGTCTGATGTTGACGACAGAAGACAGACTCAGAATTATTTATCACTTGCTCTTGAAGGTCTGTTTAAAATAGAAATTCTTGTTAAGCAGCTTCTTGATTATGCAAAACCCCATTCTTTTGAAAAACAGGAATTATCGATAAAACAGATTCTGGATGAGTCACTGCAGTTCTGCATTTACAAACTCAAAGAAAATAATATCTCGCTCGATCTTAAGATAAGCGATGATCTGAAAAATATTTACGGTGATCTCCACTATTTAAACCAGGTCTTTGTTAACCTGATATTGAATGCATGTGATGCAATGAGTCCCGGAGGTAAGCTTTCGATCTGTGTGAGCAATACGGAAAACGAATCGATATCGGTTAAAATAAAAGATACCGGTATTGGCATTCCAAAAGAGCAGATCAATAAAATTTTTGATCCGTTCTTTACGACAAAGCAAAAAGATAAAGGAACCGGTCTCGGCCTATATCTCAGTTATAATGTTTTGAATGAGCACAGAGCAAAAGTCTTTGTAAAAAGCAAAGTGAAAAAAGGAACCGAATTCACTATCATTTTCCCAAATGTAGAATGTCGGGAGGTTGAGACTAAAATATTCTCTGAAACTGTTAATATGAGTTATTGA